In one Cloacibacillus porcorum genomic region, the following are encoded:
- a CDS encoding YgjV family protein yields MDCHYILAQAIGFGGAAMLIGAYQCKTSHRLFGMQICGHLLYIIHFFMLGALSGATTLFIALLRGVILFNAKKRWARSPLWLWLFIGLFAAGCFVTWTDAFSLLPCAAMIVTTSAMWSTNGKKIRLANMFVSSPFWLVYDAHAGSWSGVLCELFAISSIMISIFRYGLKALDVDESAGNG; encoded by the coding sequence ATGGACTGTCATTATATACTGGCACAGGCTATAGGGTTTGGCGGCGCGGCGATGCTCATCGGAGCATATCAGTGCAAGACGTCGCACCGTCTTTTTGGGATGCAGATCTGCGGACATCTGCTCTATATCATCCACTTTTTTATGCTGGGAGCCCTCTCCGGCGCGACGACCCTTTTTATCGCGCTGCTGCGCGGCGTCATTCTCTTCAACGCTAAAAAACGCTGGGCCCGCAGCCCGCTGTGGCTGTGGCTTTTTATCGGCCTCTTCGCCGCCGGCTGTTTTGTGACCTGGACGGACGCATTCAGCCTGCTGCCCTGCGCCGCGATGATCGTCACCACCTCGGCGATGTGGAGCACCAACGGCAAGAAGATCAGGCTGGCGAATATGTTTGTCAGTTCGCCCTTCTGGCTCGTCTACGACGCGCACGCTGGATCATGGTCCGGCGTGCTCTGCGAGCTTTTTGCGATATCCTCGATAATGATCTCCATATTCCGCTACGGGCTGAAGGCTCTCGACGTGGACGAGAGCGCCGGTAACGGCTAA
- the coaE gene encoding dephospho-CoA kinase (Dephospho-CoA kinase (CoaE) performs the final step in coenzyme A biosynthesis.), which yields MPTIGLTGDVGAGKSTLCKEWAAMGARVIDSDSVARSLWDDPQIQREAEKRWGAGFFNAPHRELWAKIAAKIFTDEEEYRFASKLLHKRTMDEIKEMADGAGGWVVVEIPLLYEAGYDGWLDYVVYAAAPFEKRVERNAKRSWNAEEVSRRENRLLPSEEKMARADFVLVNDGTEEQWREKARELGAKLASL from the coding sequence ATGCCGACAATAGGGCTAACGGGCGACGTTGGCGCTGGTAAGAGCACGCTCTGTAAAGAGTGGGCCGCGATGGGGGCGCGCGTTATAGATTCTGACAGCGTCGCGCGCTCTCTATGGGACGACCCGCAGATACAGAGAGAGGCGGAAAAGCGTTGGGGCGCCGGTTTTTTCAACGCGCCGCACAGGGAGTTGTGGGCGAAGATCGCCGCGAAGATATTCACCGACGAAGAGGAATACCGCTTCGCCTCGAAGCTGCTGCACAAGAGGACGATGGATGAGATAAAGGAGATGGCGGACGGGGCCGGAGGCTGGGTGGTGGTGGAGATACCTCTGCTCTACGAGGCCGGATACGACGGCTGGCTCGATTATGTGGTCTACGCCGCCGCCCCCTTCGAGAAGCGCGTCGAACGCAACGCGAAGCGCAGCTGGAACGCCGAAGAGGTCTCCCGTCGTGAGAACAGGCTTCTGCCGAGCGAAGAGAAGATGGCCAGGGCCGACTTTGTCCTGGTAAACGACGGCACGGAGGAACAGTGGCGGGAGAAGGCGCGGGAATTGGGCGCAAAGTTGGCCTCGCTGTGA
- a CDS encoding ATP-dependent helicase, with the protein MVCEMIESLNPRQREAVTYCDGPQVVLAGAGSGKTKVLTTKIAYLIQEQNIRPWRILALTFTNKAAREMKSRAEAILDGNLQGLEISTFHAYGLRFLHRYSEALQKLGHPYPFVIFDRGDTKAVVKRAMAELNIDPKKLEMSAALDMISQAKTKANPVSREPKISDRWRTLYDTYQKQLKMQGALDFDDLMVMPLHILATNREVLEHERSRLDWVLVDEYQDVNHPQYLLLRCLVDDGRKIMVVGDPDQSIYGWRGAEMAMILNFERDFKGSKMTILDQNYRSTGNILDGANGVIKNNDDRHPKDLWTAAERGRLINVRRSFKDSDEAEWIAKKIESLHDDGYAYGEMAILYRMNVLSRGMEQALLERSIPYRVIRGVAFYERAEVKDALSMLRLAVNPRDAISLARVANIPTRGLGKKSVELLGEAIAALESAGAEELWKSVLANGGGLKGKQGGGAKALASDMLAILANEDNIGEAVRTIIDSNGYEKYLRDEYPDDWEERVENVMEILSIVSPESDITQALTEIPLITDQDSPEGMEDSVNMLTLHAAKGLEFPVVFLIGLEEGIFPSARSVTGEGDIAEERRLCYVGMTRAREQLYISCASSRLLFGGIQRNPMSRFLGEIPKDVKEFTDDAQGGGYHADNRANGRRWRW; encoded by the coding sequence ATGGTTTGTGAAATGATAGAATCGCTCAATCCGCGCCAGCGCGAGGCCGTGACTTACTGCGACGGGCCTCAGGTCGTGCTTGCGGGCGCGGGCAGCGGCAAAACTAAGGTGCTTACGACGAAGATCGCCTACCTTATACAGGAACAGAATATCCGCCCCTGGCGCATACTCGCGCTCACCTTTACGAACAAGGCGGCGCGCGAGATGAAGAGCCGGGCCGAGGCGATCCTCGACGGTAATTTACAGGGGCTGGAGATATCGACCTTCCACGCATACGGGCTGAGGTTTCTGCACCGCTATTCGGAGGCGCTTCAGAAGCTCGGACATCCCTATCCGTTCGTGATCTTTGACCGCGGGGACACCAAAGCGGTCGTCAAGCGGGCGATGGCGGAGCTGAACATAGACCCGAAGAAGCTGGAGATGTCCGCGGCGCTCGACATGATATCGCAGGCCAAGACGAAGGCGAACCCCGTGTCGCGCGAGCCTAAGATATCGGATCGCTGGCGCACCCTCTACGACACCTACCAAAAACAACTGAAAATGCAGGGCGCTCTCGACTTCGACGACCTGATGGTGATGCCGCTGCACATCCTCGCCACCAACCGCGAGGTGCTCGAACACGAGCGTTCGCGCCTGGACTGGGTGCTTGTCGACGAGTATCAGGACGTGAACCATCCGCAGTATCTCCTGCTGCGCTGTCTGGTCGACGACGGACGCAAGATAATGGTCGTCGGCGACCCGGATCAGTCTATCTATGGCTGGCGCGGCGCGGAGATGGCGATGATCCTTAACTTTGAGCGCGACTTTAAGGGCTCGAAGATGACGATATTGGACCAGAATTACCGATCGACGGGGAATATCCTTGACGGGGCTAACGGCGTGATAAAGAACAACGACGACCGCCACCCGAAGGATCTCTGGACCGCCGCCGAGCGCGGGCGGCTGATAAATGTGCGGCGGAGCTTCAAGGATTCGGACGAGGCGGAGTGGATCGCGAAAAAGATCGAGTCGCTGCACGACGACGGCTATGCCTACGGGGAGATGGCGATCCTCTACCGTATGAACGTCCTGAGCCGCGGTATGGAGCAGGCGCTGCTGGAGCGTTCGATACCTTACCGCGTCATCCGCGGCGTCGCCTTCTACGAGCGCGCCGAGGTCAAGGACGCCCTCTCGATGCTGCGTCTCGCCGTCAATCCGCGCGACGCCATTTCGCTGGCGCGCGTTGCCAACATTCCGACGCGCGGGCTCGGAAAAAAGAGTGTAGAGCTGCTGGGCGAGGCGATCGCGGCGCTGGAGTCCGCCGGTGCGGAGGAGCTGTGGAAATCGGTCCTCGCGAACGGCGGCGGCCTCAAGGGCAAGCAGGGTGGCGGCGCGAAGGCGCTCGCCTCCGACATGCTCGCGATCCTCGCGAACGAGGACAACATCGGCGAGGCGGTGCGCACGATCATCGACTCAAACGGATACGAAAAGTATCTGCGCGACGAGTATCCTGACGACTGGGAGGAGCGCGTGGAGAACGTGATGGAAATTCTTTCCATCGTCTCGCCGGAGAGCGACATTACGCAGGCTCTGACGGAAATACCGCTGATAACCGACCAGGATTCGCCCGAAGGCATGGAGGACTCCGTCAACATGCTGACGCTGCACGCGGCGAAGGGCCTTGAGTTCCCCGTGGTCTTCCTCATCGGGCTTGAGGAGGGTATCTTCCCGAGCGCCCGCTCCGTCACGGGCGAGGGCGATATCGCGGAGGAGCGGCGTCTCTGCTATGTCGGGATGACGCGCGCGCGGGAGCAGCTTTACATCAGCTGCGCCTCGAGCCGCCTGCTCTTTGGCGGCATCCAGCGCAATCCGATGTCGCGTTTCCTCGGCGAGATACCGAAAGATGTCAAAGAATTTACAGACGACGCGCAGGGAGGCGGCTATCATGCCGACAATAGGGCTAACGGGCGACGTTGGCGCTGGTAA
- the hpf gene encoding ribosome hibernation-promoting factor, HPF/YfiA family: MEVRFVTRNVELPGDIKDYMEKKLFKIEKFFDRILDTQVALNYKRGMNVVEITSNVNGVVMRGEDYAPDLRKAFDKALKNIERQVKKHKSYLTDKVRMKVQDISFDIDPELIPAPATDRDEPVREIVKRKKFTVDVMTPVEATMQMDLLGHSFFLFKNDETGAINVVYRREEGGYGLLEPR; encoded by the coding sequence ATGGAGGTACGTTTTGTCACGCGCAATGTTGAACTCCCCGGAGATATTAAGGATTATATGGAGAAGAAGCTTTTCAAGATCGAAAAGTTCTTTGACCGTATCCTGGACACTCAGGTCGCGCTCAACTACAAAAGAGGAATGAACGTGGTTGAGATCACCTCAAATGTAAACGGAGTCGTAATGCGCGGAGAGGATTACGCCCCTGACCTTCGCAAAGCCTTTGACAAGGCGCTTAAGAATATCGAACGCCAGGTGAAAAAACATAAGAGCTACCTCACCGACAAGGTCCGCATGAAGGTACAGGATATTTCCTTCGATATCGACCCTGAGCTTATCCCGGCCCCGGCGACGGATAGAGACGAGCCGGTGCGTGAAATCGTAAAAAGAAAGAAATTCACGGTGGACGTCATGACGCCGGTCGAGGCCACGATGCAGATGGATCTGCTGGGCCATTCGTTCTTCCTCTTCAAAAACGACGAGACGGGCGCGATCAACGTCGTCTACCGCAGGGAAGAGGGCGGCTACGGCCTGCTCGAACCCAGATAA